One Balaenoptera musculus isolate JJ_BM4_2016_0621 chromosome 13, mBalMus1.pri.v3, whole genome shotgun sequence genomic region harbors:
- the IL36G gene encoding interleukin-36 gamma, whose protein sequence is MAGVLEAHELVCTVMEKPRIGEVFDLNQQVWFLQGQTLVAVPWSNGVTPVTVTVAPCKNPGSLEKDKGIPIYLGIQNPEMWLHCEDVGGQPKLQLKTPDLCNQAKPMKPFLFYHVQTDINSTFESVAFPSWFIASSKRGQPIFLTSDLGRMYSTAFRMNLRI, encoded by the exons ATGGCAGGTGTTCTGGAAGCCCATGAACTAGTCTGTACAG tAATGGAGAAACCTCGGATTGGAGAAGTCTTTGACTTGAATCAGCAGGTGTGGTTCCTTCAGGGTCAGACCCTTGTGGCAGTTCCATGGAGCAACGGTGTGACTCCAG TCACTGTCACTGTTGCCCCATGCAAGAATCCAGGCTCTCTTGAGAAAGACAAAGGGATTCCCATTTATTTGGGAATACAGAATCCAGAAATGTGGCTGCATTGTGAGGACGTCGGAGGACAGCCCAAATTGCAGCTGAAG ACACCGGATCTGTGCAACCAAGCTAAGCCCATGAAGCCCTTCCTCTTCTACCATGTCCAGACAGACATTAACTCCACCTTTGAGTCTGTGGCCTTTCCCAGCTGGTTCATCGCCTCCTCCAAGAGAGGCCAGCCCATCTTTCTCACTTCGGACCTGGGGAGAATGTACAGTACTGCCTTCCGTATGAATTTAAGGATTTAA